A single genomic interval of Pyrus communis chromosome 7, drPyrComm1.1, whole genome shotgun sequence harbors:
- the LOC137739066 gene encoding protein ESSENTIAL FOR POTEXVIRUS ACCUMULATION 1-like isoform X2: MAHGKVSLPQDLLPSNLVDSHFSAKDEAFQGNSEEKALTGSLDLSIDQVALDSSIPLSPQWLYAKPDSKTLATGTSGEVHANDSLSHGNSSDPNSRDIWRVDGSQEKKDWKRNAPDLDSSRRWREEERETGLLGRRDRKKEDRRLGASLTRDNTETRAEDRRAGVTTTKDAAENKVLSSDRWIESRRDNKWSSRWGPEDKEKDSRIEKKTDAEREDVHVEKQSFSNSNRAASERDSDSRDKWRPRHRIDGQSAGAGPYRAAPGFGMARGQVEKVGFAAGRGRSNTNGSLQIGKLVLGKSGRFANTYCYPRGKLLDIYRKQKKDSTFDMPDGMEHVSPITQVSSIEPLAFFAPDAEEEAGLGDIYKGIITSSEVVYNSSGDMNVLDEDAKGSSNVSLSKEEGENVQSAEKVNLNNSFPVTGAESPICGSQTHMLKECVATEGQKVLTVSAVADREIDPSNDDADLKSSRCQEQTASSGDHYLKSNEDAYLVERIVTPEDMSLCYLDPQGNIQGPFLGIDIIAWFEQGFFGIDLPVRSFDAPNGSLFQELGEVMPHLKTKFGPVSNSSLPTQLEPSDAVGGSLGERTSAPNYDGGSAILKNHGIQNVVAEDEEIVFPGRPKSSSDYLSRSSADIHGSFANPPSLHSLANEVSKTSVPDQQDDKLHPFGLLMSELRGNSRLRPAQSSHASFGIDDQVHFRDAFFEEGAIIANQNSLGAMIDRPCFVETRPDNYIKNNTNVSMGSIDPHHLSHMGQQNSGLDPAEHIMSQQLLKERFQQLNHLSPLTVAHSAGTGVDRFPGFVFSDSKNPNIQPSFHHPVADMEHIFEMQRQQQRQLELRQQQHQLELQQQQRQLELQQQQRQLEIQEHQRQLELQRQHQLELHHQRQLELQQQQRQLELQQQRHLQEQLHQHQMKLQQQQRSQAQHVLLEQFLHQQISDSGYGQWKADATRGNPFDQLHSRKHLLDDLHQMSHSSRHDPLLEHIIQENIGRSGQTDFFDLISQAKQGNMHISDLQAKQLSAALREQLQMEGERRVGGPRFVDEASQVVRNPVGHHQAHMVGFSSSENYQQQQRFPTHEQKLSHLNWNHATREQPQGGFYEPNSVEFERSSVPAGSHAMNLDILSARGLGLDEFYSSHPVGLEHLPFGNNGHLEDSSIESLHCHAEQTRDSEATMAFADSDIWASSDGDKEHSKQFLMDLHQKFSQSIQLSEVDYQHHLSSSGSRGESVHHPFNLLPDQPVGMNNSFTEGPFRSNSRAFVEDLSELEGNNWKKQGVKSYEGNMGEQEETSRDLRSNAHSRQSSLSSAGGGGSFYSSETGIDKPLGEEVSNGRLPSTVTKGYDNALNRRRVLSSQDVLSEAAVPLPVIQRNPAATQVYETQACSKNDAEFRRTSSYSDASVSETSFIDMLKKPVISEADAANRAAALEPSDGGGQAGRTGKKKGKKGRQIDPALLGFKVTSNRILMGEIHRLND; the protein is encoded by the exons ATGAAGCCTTCCAAGGAAACAGTGAGGAGAAGGCGCTAACGGGGTCCCTTGACTTGTCAATTG ATCAAGTTGCCTTAGACAGCAGCATCCCTTTGTCTCCACAATGGCTATATGCCAAACCAGATTCCAAGACACTAGCAACTGGAACGTCAGGA GAAGTGCATGCAAATGATTCTCTGTCTCATGGAAACTCATCTGATCCCAATTCGAGAGACATTTGGCGTGTAGATGGATCTCAGGAGAAAAAAGATTGGAAGAGGAATGCACCTGATTTAGATAGTAGTCGCCGCTGGCgtgaagaggagagagaaacagGCTTACTTGGTAGGAGAGATCGAAAGAAAGAAGATCGCCGTCTAGGTGCAAGTTTGACCAGGGATAATACTGAGACTAGAGCAGAAGATCGCCGTGCAGGTGTGACTACAACTAAGGATGCTGCAGAGAATAAAGTGTTGTCTTCTGACCGCTGGATTGAATCCCGAAGAGATAACAAATGGTCATCAAGGTGGGGGCCTGAAGATAAAGAAAAGGACTCGCGAATAGAGAAAAAGACTGATGCTGAGAGGGAAGATGTACATGTTGAGAAGCAGTCTTTTTCCAACAGCAACCGTGCAGCTTCTGAGCGTGATAGTGACTCTCGTGATAAGTGGAGGCCGCGCCATCGCATAGATGGTCAATCAGCTGGGGCAGGCCCATATCGTGCTGCACCAGGATTTGGGATGGCTCGAGGGCAGGTGGAAAAAGTAGGATTTGCTGCTGGACGAGGGAGGTCTAACACTAATGGAAGCCTACAGATTGGCAAACTTGTACTTGGAAAATCTGGCCGTTTTGCCAATACGTATTGCTATCCCAGAGGAAAGCTCCTTGATATTTATCGCAAGCAAAAGAAGGATTCGACTTTTGATATGCCTGATGGGATGGAGCATGTATCACCAATAACCCAAGTGAGCTCGATTGAGCCATTGGCTTTTTTTGCCCCTGATGCAGAGGAAGAG GCTGGTCTGGGTGACATATATAAGGGAATAATTACTAGCAGTGAAGTGGTATACAACTCGTCTGGGGACATGAACGTATTAGATGAAGATGCTAAAG GATCTAGCAATGTCAGTTTAAGCAAGGAAGAAGGGGAAAATGTCCAATCTGCTGAAAAGGTCAATTTAAACAATTCTTTTCCGGTTACTGGTGCTGAGTCACCTATTTGTGGCTCACAAACACATATGTTAAAAG AATGTGTTGCTACTGAAGGTCAGAAAGTTCTGACGGTCTCAGCAGTGGCTGATAGGGAGATTGATCCCAGTAATGATGACGCTGACTTAAAAAGTTCAAGATGCCAGGAG CAAACCGCAAGCAGTGGTGATCACTATTTGAAGAGCAATGAGGATGCCTATCTCGTGGAAAGAATTGTCACACCTGAGGATATGAGTTTGTGCTACCTTGATCCTCAAGGGAATATCCAAGGACCTTTCCTGGGGATCGACATAATTGCATGGTTTGAGCAGGGATTTTTCGGAATTGACTTGCCAGTTCGTTCATTTGATGCGCCCAATGGATCTCTTTTTCAAGAACTTGGTGAAGTGATGCCACATCTGAAAACTAAATTTGGGCCTGTCTCTAATTCTAGTTTGCCTACTCAATTAGAGCCATCGGATGCTGTTGGAGGCAGCTTGGGAGAGAGAACATCTGCTCCTAACTATGATGGCGGGTCTGCTATTCTAAAAAATCATGGCATTCAGAATGTTGTAGCAGAAGATGAGG AAATTGTATTTCCTGGAAGGCCTAAAAGCAGCAGTGATTACCTATCGAGGTCTTCAGCTGACATTCATGGCTCATTTGCAAATCCTCCGAGCCTTCATTCCCTTGCAAATGAAGTTTCAAAAACTAGTGTGCCTGATCAGCAGGACGATAAGTTGCATCCTTTTGGCCTGTTGATGTCAGAGCTCAGAGGCAACTCACGTTTAAGGCCTGCTCAATCATCTCATGCGTCTTTCGGCATTGATGATCAGGTTCATTTTAGAGATGCCTTCTTTGAGGAAGGCGCCATTATTGCTAATCAGAATTCCCTTGGTGCCATGATTGATCGACCTTGCTTTGTGGAGACACGGCCtgataattatataaaaaataacacTAATGTTAGTATGGGTTCTATAGATCCTCACCATTTATCTCACATGGGACAACAAAACAGTGGCCTTGACCCGGCAGAGCATATAATGTCACAGCAATTACTAAAAGAACGGTTTCAGCAGCTGAACCATCTTTCTCCACTTACTGTTGCACATAGTGCAGGAACAGGAGTGGACCGGTTCCCTGGATTTGTTTTTTCTGACAGCAAGAACCCTAATATCCAGCCGTCATTCCATCATCCAGTGGCAGATATGGAACATATTTTTGAAATGCAGCGTCAGCAGCAGCGTCAGTTGGAGCTTCGTCAACAGCAACACCAATTGGAGCTTCAGCAACAGCAGCGTCAGTTGGAGCTTCAGCAACAGCAGCGTCAGTTGGAGATTCAGGAGCACCAGCGTCAGTTGGAGCTGCAGCGCCAGCATCAGTTGGAGCTGCATCACCAACGTCAATTGGAGCTTCAGCAGCAACAGCGTCAGCTGGAGCTTCAGCAACAGCGTCACTTGCAGGAGCAGCTTCACCAACACCAAATGAAATTGCAGCAACAACAGAGATCTCAAGCTCAACATGTGCTCCTTGAACAGTTTTTGCATCAACAAATATCGGATTCTGGTTATGGGCAGTGGAAGGCGGATGCTACAAGAGGCAACCCTTTCGATCAATTACATTCAAGGAAGCACCTTCTAGATGACTTGCACCAGATGTCCCATTCCTCAAGACACGATCCATTGTTAGAGCATATCATCCAAGAAAATATAGGACGCTCAGGACAGACTGATTTCTTTGACCTCATATCTCAGGCCAAGCAAGGGAATATGCACATTTCTGATCTGCAGGCAAAGCAGTTATCCGCAGCATTGAGAGAGCAACTGCAGATGGAAGGGGAAAGGCGTGTTGGTGGGCCTCGGTTCGTAGATGAAGCAAGCCAAGTTGTCAGGAATCCTGTTGGTCATCACCAGGCTCATATGGTAGGATTTAGCTCTTCAGAAAATTACCAGCAACAGCAGAGGTTTCCCACCCATGAACAGAAACTAAGCCATCTCAATTGGAATCATGCCACACGGGAGCAACCTCAGGGAGGGTTCTACGAACCAAACTCTGTGGAATTTGAGAGGTCATCTGTTCCTGCTGGTTCCCATGCGATGAACTTGGATATTCTGAGTGCTCGCGGGCTGGGTCTGGATGAGTTTTATTCTTCTCATCCAGTTGGTTTGGAGCACTTGCCCTTTGGGAACAATGGACATCTGGAAGATAGCTCCATTGAATCACTGCATTGTCATGCTGAGCAAACCCGCGACTCAGAAGCTACCATGGCTTTTGCTGATTCAGATATATGGGCATCATCTGATGGTGATAAAGAACactcaaaacaatttttgatGGACCTTCACCAAAAATTCAGTCAATCTATACAGTTATCAGAAGTTGATTATCAGCATCACCTATCGTCTTCCGGAAGCCGGGGAGAATCTGTACATCATCCATTTAATCTTCTTCCTGATCAACCAGTTGGTATGAACAACTCCTTCACAGAAGGGCCTTTTAGATCTAATTCCAGAGCATTTGTGGAAGATTTATCAGAGTTGGAGGGAAATAATTGGAAGAAACAGGGGGTGAAAAGCTATGAAGGCAACATGGGAGAACAAGAAGAAACATCAAGGGATCTTCGTAGTAATGCCCATAGCAGGCAGAGTTCACTTAGCAGTGCTg GCGGAGGTGGGAGTTTTTACAGCTCTGAGACAGGGATAGATAAACCACTTGGAGAAGAGGTTTCTAATGGGag ACTGCCTTCTACTGTAACCAAAGGGTATGACAATGCTTTGAATAGACGCCGAGTTTTATCTTCCCAGGACGTTTTGTCTGAAGCAGCAGTTCCTTTACCTGTCATACAAAGAAATCCAGCTGCAACCCAGGTCTATGAAACCCAAGCATGTAGCAAGAATGATGCGGAATTTAGGAGGACTTCATCTTACAGCGACGCATCTGTGTCTGAGACATCATTCATAGACATGCTCAAGAAACCAGTCATTTCAGAGGCTGATGCAGCCAACAGAGCAGCTGCACTGGAGCCGTCTGATGGAGGTGGCCAAGCGGGGCGGACTGGCAAGAAGAAAGGGAAGAAAGGAAGACAGATTGATCCAGCTCTCCTCGGCTTTAAGGTTACCAGCAACCGGATCTTGATGGGTGAGATCCATCGCCTTAACGATTGA
- the LOC137739066 gene encoding protein ESSENTIAL FOR POTEXVIRUS ACCUMULATION 1-like isoform X1, with the protein MAHGKVSLPQDLLPSNLVDSHFSAKDEAFQGNSEEKALTGSLDLSIGDQVALDSSIPLSPQWLYAKPDSKTLATGTSGEVHANDSLSHGNSSDPNSRDIWRVDGSQEKKDWKRNAPDLDSSRRWREEERETGLLGRRDRKKEDRRLGASLTRDNTETRAEDRRAGVTTTKDAAENKVLSSDRWIESRRDNKWSSRWGPEDKEKDSRIEKKTDAEREDVHVEKQSFSNSNRAASERDSDSRDKWRPRHRIDGQSAGAGPYRAAPGFGMARGQVEKVGFAAGRGRSNTNGSLQIGKLVLGKSGRFANTYCYPRGKLLDIYRKQKKDSTFDMPDGMEHVSPITQVSSIEPLAFFAPDAEEEAGLGDIYKGIITSSEVVYNSSGDMNVLDEDAKGSSNVSLSKEEGENVQSAEKVNLNNSFPVTGAESPICGSQTHMLKECVATEGQKVLTVSAVADREIDPSNDDADLKSSRCQEQTASSGDHYLKSNEDAYLVERIVTPEDMSLCYLDPQGNIQGPFLGIDIIAWFEQGFFGIDLPVRSFDAPNGSLFQELGEVMPHLKTKFGPVSNSSLPTQLEPSDAVGGSLGERTSAPNYDGGSAILKNHGIQNVVAEDEEIVFPGRPKSSSDYLSRSSADIHGSFANPPSLHSLANEVSKTSVPDQQDDKLHPFGLLMSELRGNSRLRPAQSSHASFGIDDQVHFRDAFFEEGAIIANQNSLGAMIDRPCFVETRPDNYIKNNTNVSMGSIDPHHLSHMGQQNSGLDPAEHIMSQQLLKERFQQLNHLSPLTVAHSAGTGVDRFPGFVFSDSKNPNIQPSFHHPVADMEHIFEMQRQQQRQLELRQQQHQLELQQQQRQLELQQQQRQLEIQEHQRQLELQRQHQLELHHQRQLELQQQQRQLELQQQRHLQEQLHQHQMKLQQQQRSQAQHVLLEQFLHQQISDSGYGQWKADATRGNPFDQLHSRKHLLDDLHQMSHSSRHDPLLEHIIQENIGRSGQTDFFDLISQAKQGNMHISDLQAKQLSAALREQLQMEGERRVGGPRFVDEASQVVRNPVGHHQAHMVGFSSSENYQQQQRFPTHEQKLSHLNWNHATREQPQGGFYEPNSVEFERSSVPAGSHAMNLDILSARGLGLDEFYSSHPVGLEHLPFGNNGHLEDSSIESLHCHAEQTRDSEATMAFADSDIWASSDGDKEHSKQFLMDLHQKFSQSIQLSEVDYQHHLSSSGSRGESVHHPFNLLPDQPVGMNNSFTEGPFRSNSRAFVEDLSELEGNNWKKQGVKSYEGNMGEQEETSRDLRSNAHSRQSSLSSAGGGGSFYSSETGIDKPLGEEVSNGRLPSTVTKGYDNALNRRRVLSSQDVLSEAAVPLPVIQRNPAATQVYETQACSKNDAEFRRTSSYSDASVSETSFIDMLKKPVISEADAANRAAALEPSDGGGQAGRTGKKKGKKGRQIDPALLGFKVTSNRILMGEIHRLND; encoded by the exons ATGAAGCCTTCCAAGGAAACAGTGAGGAGAAGGCGCTAACGGGGTCCCTTGACTTGTCAATTGGTG ATCAAGTTGCCTTAGACAGCAGCATCCCTTTGTCTCCACAATGGCTATATGCCAAACCAGATTCCAAGACACTAGCAACTGGAACGTCAGGA GAAGTGCATGCAAATGATTCTCTGTCTCATGGAAACTCATCTGATCCCAATTCGAGAGACATTTGGCGTGTAGATGGATCTCAGGAGAAAAAAGATTGGAAGAGGAATGCACCTGATTTAGATAGTAGTCGCCGCTGGCgtgaagaggagagagaaacagGCTTACTTGGTAGGAGAGATCGAAAGAAAGAAGATCGCCGTCTAGGTGCAAGTTTGACCAGGGATAATACTGAGACTAGAGCAGAAGATCGCCGTGCAGGTGTGACTACAACTAAGGATGCTGCAGAGAATAAAGTGTTGTCTTCTGACCGCTGGATTGAATCCCGAAGAGATAACAAATGGTCATCAAGGTGGGGGCCTGAAGATAAAGAAAAGGACTCGCGAATAGAGAAAAAGACTGATGCTGAGAGGGAAGATGTACATGTTGAGAAGCAGTCTTTTTCCAACAGCAACCGTGCAGCTTCTGAGCGTGATAGTGACTCTCGTGATAAGTGGAGGCCGCGCCATCGCATAGATGGTCAATCAGCTGGGGCAGGCCCATATCGTGCTGCACCAGGATTTGGGATGGCTCGAGGGCAGGTGGAAAAAGTAGGATTTGCTGCTGGACGAGGGAGGTCTAACACTAATGGAAGCCTACAGATTGGCAAACTTGTACTTGGAAAATCTGGCCGTTTTGCCAATACGTATTGCTATCCCAGAGGAAAGCTCCTTGATATTTATCGCAAGCAAAAGAAGGATTCGACTTTTGATATGCCTGATGGGATGGAGCATGTATCACCAATAACCCAAGTGAGCTCGATTGAGCCATTGGCTTTTTTTGCCCCTGATGCAGAGGAAGAG GCTGGTCTGGGTGACATATATAAGGGAATAATTACTAGCAGTGAAGTGGTATACAACTCGTCTGGGGACATGAACGTATTAGATGAAGATGCTAAAG GATCTAGCAATGTCAGTTTAAGCAAGGAAGAAGGGGAAAATGTCCAATCTGCTGAAAAGGTCAATTTAAACAATTCTTTTCCGGTTACTGGTGCTGAGTCACCTATTTGTGGCTCACAAACACATATGTTAAAAG AATGTGTTGCTACTGAAGGTCAGAAAGTTCTGACGGTCTCAGCAGTGGCTGATAGGGAGATTGATCCCAGTAATGATGACGCTGACTTAAAAAGTTCAAGATGCCAGGAG CAAACCGCAAGCAGTGGTGATCACTATTTGAAGAGCAATGAGGATGCCTATCTCGTGGAAAGAATTGTCACACCTGAGGATATGAGTTTGTGCTACCTTGATCCTCAAGGGAATATCCAAGGACCTTTCCTGGGGATCGACATAATTGCATGGTTTGAGCAGGGATTTTTCGGAATTGACTTGCCAGTTCGTTCATTTGATGCGCCCAATGGATCTCTTTTTCAAGAACTTGGTGAAGTGATGCCACATCTGAAAACTAAATTTGGGCCTGTCTCTAATTCTAGTTTGCCTACTCAATTAGAGCCATCGGATGCTGTTGGAGGCAGCTTGGGAGAGAGAACATCTGCTCCTAACTATGATGGCGGGTCTGCTATTCTAAAAAATCATGGCATTCAGAATGTTGTAGCAGAAGATGAGG AAATTGTATTTCCTGGAAGGCCTAAAAGCAGCAGTGATTACCTATCGAGGTCTTCAGCTGACATTCATGGCTCATTTGCAAATCCTCCGAGCCTTCATTCCCTTGCAAATGAAGTTTCAAAAACTAGTGTGCCTGATCAGCAGGACGATAAGTTGCATCCTTTTGGCCTGTTGATGTCAGAGCTCAGAGGCAACTCACGTTTAAGGCCTGCTCAATCATCTCATGCGTCTTTCGGCATTGATGATCAGGTTCATTTTAGAGATGCCTTCTTTGAGGAAGGCGCCATTATTGCTAATCAGAATTCCCTTGGTGCCATGATTGATCGACCTTGCTTTGTGGAGACACGGCCtgataattatataaaaaataacacTAATGTTAGTATGGGTTCTATAGATCCTCACCATTTATCTCACATGGGACAACAAAACAGTGGCCTTGACCCGGCAGAGCATATAATGTCACAGCAATTACTAAAAGAACGGTTTCAGCAGCTGAACCATCTTTCTCCACTTACTGTTGCACATAGTGCAGGAACAGGAGTGGACCGGTTCCCTGGATTTGTTTTTTCTGACAGCAAGAACCCTAATATCCAGCCGTCATTCCATCATCCAGTGGCAGATATGGAACATATTTTTGAAATGCAGCGTCAGCAGCAGCGTCAGTTGGAGCTTCGTCAACAGCAACACCAATTGGAGCTTCAGCAACAGCAGCGTCAGTTGGAGCTTCAGCAACAGCAGCGTCAGTTGGAGATTCAGGAGCACCAGCGTCAGTTGGAGCTGCAGCGCCAGCATCAGTTGGAGCTGCATCACCAACGTCAATTGGAGCTTCAGCAGCAACAGCGTCAGCTGGAGCTTCAGCAACAGCGTCACTTGCAGGAGCAGCTTCACCAACACCAAATGAAATTGCAGCAACAACAGAGATCTCAAGCTCAACATGTGCTCCTTGAACAGTTTTTGCATCAACAAATATCGGATTCTGGTTATGGGCAGTGGAAGGCGGATGCTACAAGAGGCAACCCTTTCGATCAATTACATTCAAGGAAGCACCTTCTAGATGACTTGCACCAGATGTCCCATTCCTCAAGACACGATCCATTGTTAGAGCATATCATCCAAGAAAATATAGGACGCTCAGGACAGACTGATTTCTTTGACCTCATATCTCAGGCCAAGCAAGGGAATATGCACATTTCTGATCTGCAGGCAAAGCAGTTATCCGCAGCATTGAGAGAGCAACTGCAGATGGAAGGGGAAAGGCGTGTTGGTGGGCCTCGGTTCGTAGATGAAGCAAGCCAAGTTGTCAGGAATCCTGTTGGTCATCACCAGGCTCATATGGTAGGATTTAGCTCTTCAGAAAATTACCAGCAACAGCAGAGGTTTCCCACCCATGAACAGAAACTAAGCCATCTCAATTGGAATCATGCCACACGGGAGCAACCTCAGGGAGGGTTCTACGAACCAAACTCTGTGGAATTTGAGAGGTCATCTGTTCCTGCTGGTTCCCATGCGATGAACTTGGATATTCTGAGTGCTCGCGGGCTGGGTCTGGATGAGTTTTATTCTTCTCATCCAGTTGGTTTGGAGCACTTGCCCTTTGGGAACAATGGACATCTGGAAGATAGCTCCATTGAATCACTGCATTGTCATGCTGAGCAAACCCGCGACTCAGAAGCTACCATGGCTTTTGCTGATTCAGATATATGGGCATCATCTGATGGTGATAAAGAACactcaaaacaatttttgatGGACCTTCACCAAAAATTCAGTCAATCTATACAGTTATCAGAAGTTGATTATCAGCATCACCTATCGTCTTCCGGAAGCCGGGGAGAATCTGTACATCATCCATTTAATCTTCTTCCTGATCAACCAGTTGGTATGAACAACTCCTTCACAGAAGGGCCTTTTAGATCTAATTCCAGAGCATTTGTGGAAGATTTATCAGAGTTGGAGGGAAATAATTGGAAGAAACAGGGGGTGAAAAGCTATGAAGGCAACATGGGAGAACAAGAAGAAACATCAAGGGATCTTCGTAGTAATGCCCATAGCAGGCAGAGTTCACTTAGCAGTGCTg GCGGAGGTGGGAGTTTTTACAGCTCTGAGACAGGGATAGATAAACCACTTGGAGAAGAGGTTTCTAATGGGag ACTGCCTTCTACTGTAACCAAAGGGTATGACAATGCTTTGAATAGACGCCGAGTTTTATCTTCCCAGGACGTTTTGTCTGAAGCAGCAGTTCCTTTACCTGTCATACAAAGAAATCCAGCTGCAACCCAGGTCTATGAAACCCAAGCATGTAGCAAGAATGATGCGGAATTTAGGAGGACTTCATCTTACAGCGACGCATCTGTGTCTGAGACATCATTCATAGACATGCTCAAGAAACCAGTCATTTCAGAGGCTGATGCAGCCAACAGAGCAGCTGCACTGGAGCCGTCTGATGGAGGTGGCCAAGCGGGGCGGACTGGCAAGAAGAAAGGGAAGAAAGGAAGACAGATTGATCCAGCTCTCCTCGGCTTTAAGGTTACCAGCAACCGGATCTTGATGGGTGAGATCCATCGCCTTAACGATTGA